Sequence from the Burkholderia stabilis genome:
GCGACGCAGACGCTGCGCGTCGACATCACCGCGATCAAGTCGCCGCTGAAGAGCCTCGAATTCGCGACGTTGCGCGTGAAGGACGCCATTTGTGACCGGATGCGCGACAAGACCGGCGCGCGTCCGAGCATCGACACCGGCGCGCCGGACGTGCGCGTGTTCGCGTTCCTGACCGCCAACGAGTGCACGCTGTACCTCGACACGTCGGGCGAGCCGCTGTTCAAGCGCGGCTGGCGTCTCGACAAGGGCGCGGCGCCGCTGCGCGAGAACCTGGCCGCCGGCATCCTGCGCCTGACGGGCTGGACGCCCGGCACCGCGCTGTACGACCCGATGTGCGGCAGCGGCACGTTCCTCGCGGAAGCCGCACAGATCGCGCTCGGCGTGGCACCCGGCGTCGAGCGCCGGTTCGGCTTCGAAAAGCTGAAGCAATACGACATCACCGCGTGGCAGGGCCTGAAGGTCCCGGCGCTGGACGCGAAGCGCGCGGCGCGCGGCAAGCGCGGCGACGCACTCGGCGTGTACGGCAGCGACATCTCCGGCGACATGCTCGAGAAGGCGCGCGCGAACCTCGAGCGCGCGGGCGTGCCGTCGGTGTGGCTCAAGCAGGTCGACGCGCGCGGGATGACGCCGCCGTGCGACGGCCCGGGCATCATCCTCGCGAACCCGCCGTACGGCGAGCGGATCGAAGTGCGCGGCCGCAGCGCGCGCGGCGAGGTGCGCGAAACCGGCCGCAACCGCGGCAACGACGACGCATTCCGCCGCACGCACACCGACGCGCCGGACAGCGAGTTCTTCAACGCGCTCGGCGATGCGCTGAAACAGCGCTTCACCGGCTGGCAGGCATTCCTGCTCACGTCCGACCGTTCGCTGCCGGGCCAGCTGCGGCTGCGCGAATCGGCGAAGACGCCGCTGTTCAACGGCGCGCTCGAATGCCGGCTGTTCCGCTTCGACCTGATCGCGGGCAGCGTGAAGGCGCGCCCGGCCGCGCCGGAAGGCGACGCGTAAGAAGCCGCCCCGCGCGGGCCGCCGTTGCGGCGCCCGCGCCCGCCCCTGCGGCGCGCGTCAGTGCTTCGACTCCGACCAGCGCCCCTTCGTGAACGCCAGCGCCTGCCCCGTCTCGAGCAGCGTCTTCAGGCTCGACAACACGACCGGCCACCCGCCGCGAATCCCGCGATCCATCTCCGAGCCCGGCACGAGGCCGTCGTGCGTGACGGTCAGCTTCACGATGCCCTCGTGCGGCTCGACGAGGTAGGTCACGCGCGACACCCCGCTCTCCCCTGACGGCGTCCCCCACGTGACGACCAGCCGATGCGGCGGGTCGTTCTCGACCACTTCGCCGACGATGTCGACCCGCGACGGATCGTCGTAGTCCTGATGTTCCCACCGCGAGCCCGGCCGCCAGTCGGGCGACGCATTGCGATGCCGCACCCAGTAGTCTTTCGTCAGCTCGGCATTGGTCAGTGCGTCGAACACGCGCTCGGGCGTCGCCGCGATGAAGGTCACGTACACAAAGGCGGGGTTACTCATCGTCGTCTCCTTTTTCGTGGGCCGCTTCCAGCCCGCGCTTGAGATCCGCCAGCGCCTGCAGGCGCTGACGTTCGAACTTGCCGATCCAGCGTTCCGCAATGTCGTGGATCGGCACCGGATTCAGGTAATGCAGCTTTTCCCTGCCACGCCACGCTGTCGCGACGAGATTCGCGGCCTCGAGCAGCGCGAGATGCTTGCTGACGGCCTGCCGGCTCATCGCGAGTCCGTCGCACAACTCGGACAACGTCTGGCCGCTTTTCGCATGCAGCAGGTCGAGCAACTGACGGCGCGTGGCGTCGGCCAGCGCCTTGAAAACGAGATCCATGCCACTCCCGGGTCAATGGCCTTATTATGCAACCAAATAGTTGCATGTCAAGGGTGACAACTCTACTGACAATACGGTGTCAGCAGGCCGCGATCACACTGCAATCCCGGCGCAATGCAAGGCTGGTTTCCACACAGAACCCGAACAAAACAAGGAGCTCGTCATGACGTCCGCAACTGCAACCCAGGAACGCGCGATCGCGTGGTTCGACATTCCGTCCCTCGATTTCGACCGCGCGATCCGCTTTTACGAAACCGTGCTGCAGACGACGCTGCAGCGCGCAGTCATCGGCGGCGTGCCGATGGCCACGTTCGATCGCGATGCATCGAGCACGGGCGGCAGCATCGTGTTCGATCCGCAGCAGATGAAGCCGAGCGTGAACGGTGTGCTCGTGTACCTGAACGCCGGCGAGTCGGTCGTCGCGGCGCTCGACCGCGCGAAGCGCGCGGGCGGCATCGTGCAGGGCTCGGTCGTCGAGCTGCCGAACAACTACGGCTACATCGGCTACCTGATCGATACCGAAGGCAACCGCGTCGGCCTGCACGCGCCGAAATGCCACTGAGCGCATCGGCTGTCGGGGCCGCGCGGCGCTATCATCGCGAAGTCCCCGTTGCCCAAGGAATCGAGGTGCCGTCATGACGCGCCGTGCCGACCGCCTGTTCCAGATCGCCGAGCTGTTGCGCGGGCGCCGTCTCACGACCGCGCAGCAGCTTGCCGACTGGCTGTCGGTGTCGCCGCGCACCGTCTATCGCGACGTGCGCGACCTGCAACTGTCAGGGGTGCCGATCGAAGGCGAAGCCGGCATCGGCTACCGGCTGAACCGCAACGCGAGCCTGCCGCCGCTCACGTTCACGGCCGAGGAGCTCGCAGCGCTCGCCACCGGCGCGCGCATGCTCGAAACCTGGGGCGGTGCGCGCTTTGCGAGCGGCGCGCGCTCGGCGCTCGCGAAAATCGCCTCCGCGATGCCGGCCGACAAGCGCACCGCGCTCGACCGCCTGCCCGTGTTCGCGCCGTCGTTCCACATCGACGAGACGTTTTGCGCGAAGGTCGACGCGATCCACCAGGCCATCGACACGCGCCACGTCGTCAGCTTCGGCTACCGCGACCGGCTCGGCGCGCATTCGCAACGCCGCGTGTGGCCGCTCGGGCTCGTCTACTGGGGCGGGCGCTGGACGATCGGCGCGTGGTGCGAGCTGCGCGACGATTTCCGCACCTTCGACATCGCGCGGATGGGCGACATCACCGTGCACGAGCAGTTTCCGGACATGGAAGGACGGCGGATCGCCGACTACATGCGGATCGCGGAAGCGCCGATGCGCTGACGCACGACGGTGAACGAACGGCTGCGCGCCGCCGCCGTTCGTTCACCAAGCCGCCGCGCTGCGGCCGGCCCTTTTTTCCCTACCCGCTGAACACCACCGGCCGCTTCGGCCGCTCGTCGACGTGCAGCGAAAACACGTCGGCGCGCGCGTAGTGCCCGACGACGTCGAAGTCGTAACGCGCGCGCACGAGCTCGTCGGTATCGATATGTGCGGTCACGAGCCCGGCCTCGCCGATCAGCGGCTCCGTCAGCAGGTCGCCGAGCGGCCCGACGATCACGCTGCCGCCGCGGATCAGCGGCCGCTCGGGGTCCCAGCCCGGCACGTCGATGCCGAGCGCGCGCGGCGACGGCTGCACCTGGCACGCGCTCACGACAAAGCAGCGCCCCTCGTGCGCGATGTGCCGCATCGAGCTTTGCCACAGATCGCGCTCGTCGACGGTCGGCGCGCACCAGATCTGCACGCCTTTCGCATACATCGCGCAGCGCAGCAGCGGCATGTGGTTCTCCCAGCAGATCGCGGCGCCCGCGCGGCCTGCGGCCGTCTCGACGACGGGCAGCGTCGAGCCGTCGCCCTGCCCCCAGATCAACCGCTCGGTGCCGGTCGGCATCAGCTTGCGGTGCTTCGCGACGAGCCCGTCGCGCGGATCGAAGAACAGCGCCGTGCAGTACAGCGTGCTGCCGCCGCGCTCGATCACGCCGACCACGAGGCTCGCCCCCGTGCGCTGCGACAGCGCGGCCAGTTCGTCGGTTTCCGGCCCCGGCACGTCGATCGCCTGCGCGGCGTAGCGCGCGTACGCGTCGCGGCCTTCGGGCAGCCGGTAGCCGAGCCGCGTGCCGAAGATCTCGCCTTTCGGATAACCACCGAGCACGGCCTCGGGCAGCACGACAAGCGACGCGCCGCTGTCGCGGATCGCGGTTTCGTAACCGAGGATCGTATCGAGTGTGGCGCGCGTGCCGGCAGGCGATGCACCGATCTGCAGCGCGGCGATGACGGATGTGGACATGAAGGCGTCTCCGGTGAATGGGATGCCGCCATCTTTATCGATAAGATGTCATCGATCAAATCGATAGAAAGATATCTGTCATGAACGTGGATGATATCGCCAGCCTCGACCTGAACCTGCTGA
This genomic interval carries:
- a CDS encoding THUMP domain-containing class I SAM-dependent RNA methyltransferase — translated: MSSPTLYEFFAPCPRGLEAALAAELAEIAGRHLNGAPFTAGAQVPGGVHFSGGWAAGMAANLHSRIASRILLKIAHRAYRNEQDVYALALEQPWERWFAATQTLRVDITAIKSPLKSLEFATLRVKDAICDRMRDKTGARPSIDTGAPDVRVFAFLTANECTLYLDTSGEPLFKRGWRLDKGAAPLRENLAAGILRLTGWTPGTALYDPMCGSGTFLAEAAQIALGVAPGVERRFGFEKLKQYDITAWQGLKVPALDAKRAARGKRGDALGVYGSDISGDMLEKARANLERAGVPSVWLKQVDARGMTPPCDGPGIILANPPYGERIEVRGRSARGEVRETGRNRGNDDAFRRTHTDAPDSEFFNALGDALKQRFTGWQAFLLTSDRSLPGQLRLRESAKTPLFNGALECRLFRFDLIAGSVKARPAAPEGDA
- a CDS encoding SRPBCC family protein is translated as MSNPAFVYVTFIAATPERVFDALTNAELTKDYWVRHRNASPDWRPGSRWEHQDYDDPSRVDIVGEVVENDPPHRLVVTWGTPSGESGVSRVTYLVEPHEGIVKLTVTHDGLVPGSEMDRGIRGGWPVVLSSLKTLLETGQALAFTKGRWSESKH
- a CDS encoding ArsR/SmtB family transcription factor, yielding MDLVFKALADATRRQLLDLLHAKSGQTLSELCDGLAMSRQAVSKHLALLEAANLVATAWRGREKLHYLNPVPIHDIAERWIGKFERQRLQALADLKRGLEAAHEKGDDDE
- a CDS encoding VOC family protein, which encodes MTSATATQERAIAWFDIPSLDFDRAIRFYETVLQTTLQRAVIGGVPMATFDRDASSTGGSIVFDPQQMKPSVNGVLVYLNAGESVVAALDRAKRAGGIVQGSVVELPNNYGYIGYLIDTEGNRVGLHAPKCH
- a CDS encoding helix-turn-helix transcriptional regulator — translated: MTRRADRLFQIAELLRGRRLTTAQQLADWLSVSPRTVYRDVRDLQLSGVPIEGEAGIGYRLNRNASLPPLTFTAEELAALATGARMLETWGGARFASGARSALAKIASAMPADKRTALDRLPVFAPSFHIDETFCAKVDAIHQAIDTRHVVSFGYRDRLGAHSQRRVWPLGLVYWGGRWTIGAWCELRDDFRTFDIARMGDITVHEQFPDMEGRRIADYMRIAEAPMR
- a CDS encoding carbon-nitrogen hydrolase family protein; translated protein: MSTSVIAALQIGASPAGTRATLDTILGYETAIRDSGASLVVLPEAVLGGYPKGEIFGTRLGYRLPEGRDAYARYAAQAIDVPGPETDELAALSQRTGASLVVGVIERGGSTLYCTALFFDPRDGLVAKHRKLMPTGTERLIWGQGDGSTLPVVETAAGRAGAAICWENHMPLLRCAMYAKGVQIWCAPTVDERDLWQSSMRHIAHEGRCFVVSACQVQPSPRALGIDVPGWDPERPLIRGGSVIVGPLGDLLTEPLIGEAGLVTAHIDTDELVRARYDFDVVGHYARADVFSLHVDERPKRPVVFSG